The Arachis ipaensis cultivar K30076 chromosome B03, Araip1.1, whole genome shotgun sequence region CCATCCAATCCTTCGGCATATCCCAAAACCTAattgataattattaaatttttttggaggAAAATTTATAAGGGGTCATAAAGTGAATATAATAAGAGTAGAGGAGGAAGGGTGTTATGAAATATAAGGGGCTCATAGTCTTGTAGTTTGGTCAGAAAATAGTTCCTAGTCTTAGAAGTAATTCTCTAAACATTTTACTAGAAACTCGCTGAagcaaaacaaaaaaagaaaaacaaagaatttATAGTgcataaataataagttaaattgcAACTTCATAACTAATAAAATAATCAAGGTGGAGCTACACATGAATTAAGAGcgtaataaaaaattgaaaagaaaaagtatgcATTGTACCTTGCCATGACACGATCAATGTTTTGACAAAATCCACGTGGGAGCTTTAACCAAAAACTTCAATCTGTTTGTTACCAAGTAAAATTCTAAGAGATTAGACTATAATCATATTTAGTCTTgatttattttcataaattctaaattgatataattaaaatgtaagaaaaaaataaaaaaatcctacatagaattaaaaaattataatgaatTAGATAGATATTTTTGTGACTATAATTAAATGGATATTATCAACATTTTTGTTATTCATATACAGTATTGTGCCTAAGACAAAGGGTTAAAAATGCATAAGATAAGCATAAAATAAATGTTATGTGCTGAATTTCAGTAGCTGAAAGAGAGAAACAAGATGGGTGAATTTTGGGAGTAACAAGTTTCTTTTGTTATAGTAAAATAGAATCCTCatgaattgtgatgatcaacACAAGATAAAATGGGTGTTTAGCTTCGCATCATGAAAAACGCGTGAACCAAAGTTTGGGAATTTTGTAATCTAATATAATATTTGTGAAGGAATTTCCCACGGGAGTgagtaactaaaaataaaaggaagaaTCTTGCTTTTCAAAACTCAATTTAGGTCGGTAACTTATTTGGAAAATAATAGGACGTACACAAATCAAAGTGAaatatcagaaaaaaaaaaagctaaaaatCATAGATGCTGCTACAGCACacatctcaattctttttcataataattttatGTCCAAAAGCAACAAGAACAAAAGGAAAATTTTAAAggggaaaaaattaaataaaatacaaaagaaacTGTAGCAAAAGAAAACAAATCCAAATGATAGAGAGAGCACCTAAAAAAAGGATAGAACAAAAGATATAAAGTGAAATTAAAATTGTGCCTATAAAAGAAATTAGGAAAATGGGTCAATTATAACTATAGAAGCAGCATGGCAGGAGTGACTCATGGACGTCGGAAAAGGTGTCAATTAGGGAGTCCACAAATGGCAGGAGATTGTGTGTGTAAGGCCCAAATGAAGGtgaaaaagtaattaataatGGCATCCAGAGATGAGAAATTAAAGAAGGTGAAACTACTATATGAGATATTCATTAAGCTTATTTGAATGGCATTACTTAGCATTCTAAATTCAATAACCTATTGACTATTGTAGCTCAAATTAGGAACAAGCAAATGATCAAGCAGTtggaataaaaaaattttaatttgtataGTATCTATTTCTCAAGCAATCTCATAACAGCCCaaaattcaaatccaaagcatGAATCTCAcgaggaaaaaagaagaagaatctaAAGTAGAAAAAATCAACAAGTTTTGAAGCAATGCACAAACCAAATAGAGTCTATACTCTAATTTTTTCTTCAAAACATCAACTATAACATAGTATAATTTCTCAAATGATAAAATATTCTAAAGAGTTGAAGTCACAATTCAGAAACAACTATATGAGATATTCATTAAGCTTATTTGAATGGCATTACTTAGCATTCTAAATTTAATAACCTATTGACTATTGTAGCTCAAATCAGGAACAAGCAAATGATCAAACagttagaataaaaaaaatttaaatttgcaTAGTATCTATACTAATTAAGTCTGACAACAGCCCAAAATTTAAATCCAAACCATGAATCTcgcaaggaaaaaaaaagaagaattcaAAGCAGAAAAAACCAACAAGTTTTGAAACCAACTTGGATGCATCTAATCACTTCCTGTGCATGTTAGAAAATTCTAAACTCAATCCACTAAATTGTTCAGGAAACAGTAATTGTAGATATGGATGCAAGTTAGATTCAGAATTCAATTATGTAATCTATGAAATTCGCATGATTAAATTTTTCAGAGAAACTCTATTTCACTCTGTGCATTTTAACTGCTTCAGCTCATCAATTTGCTTCAGCATAAAAAATCTACATTCAAATATTTcattagaaaaaatatataattaaaaaaacacaaaattagCCACCAGATGTCTGAATAAGTTCATttgatcaagaaaaaaaaataacaaagtcGATGAATTTTCAAAGTAACAACATCCCAAtcaacaagtaaaataaataaaaggacaCAAATTTAAGTTTTAATCATTTTCAAGCCGTTAAATGATCCAAAAATTTGAAATGGGCAATAAATTTGATCACAGAAAAATATGAACCGAATCGAAATGTAGTTGAAAAAATCGCAAGCTAAGCCAATAGAAGAACGGACCTAGGGTTTGTGGTGAACGAACCTACAAGAATGAGTTCTCCTACACCGTAATTCATCAATTCATGAGTTCACAGATTATTGTACCAAACTCCCAAATTGAAACCCTAAAATCGGAACTCTACCCTCTCAAATTTCAGAAACCAAATGAAGGTGGATGCATACCTTCTCGACGATGGTGAGCGAATGAAGAGAGGTTTTCAGTTGAGTGCAGCGTCGTCCTGATGTGAGTGCACAGTGAAGCGAAGCGATGGTACGGTGAAGACGAGTGACAACGTTGTGAGTGGTGAAGATGAGTGAGTGCAGAGTCTTCCTAGAGTGGTGAGTGGTGATGGCAAAGTCTTCTCTAATTTGGGGTGATGAGTGGCacgaagaaagaaaaagctaacaagggTGAGGGTTATGCGTTTGTTTCATTTGATTTGGCTGAGTGTTTAGtttgtatattattttttctgatgggtttaatttgtatattattaTTTGTTGTAAAGTGAAAAAAAGTTTACTAAGGTAGCGTTTATTTTCGGAGACAAGACACAGAGATATGGATAGTACATGTTTAAAATATATTTGGAAGCAGAGACATGGACACGGGACACATTGTCTCCGAAacagttttttatatttttgtgtccactcttttacaaaagacaatgatggacacgagatttggaagagtggacacggacttttttataaattttgtttttctttttgttcatagatattttttattattccactatTATCTCTTCTTATTTTTCCTATAATTAGCCTTGAAActtttgaaagataaatattattaaaggtaaaattgatcttttaaaatgttaaaaaataatttataaattataattgattttatataatttaaagaaaaatcagtttttagataaaaaaaatttggttttctaaataaaaatatatttttatgtgtaaaaactaatttttttcatGTAAAAACGGATTCTTTTTTAAaactgatttttatttaaaattaatttggcttattaacctaaacaaaattttttattattcaaactcagatctattttttattaatcttaactatatgtattcctacatattaataataaatttaaaaataaaataaatatatttataatttttattttaatataaatactattatatatttttttattaaaattttttgtctcttcaaatattttttcaaGTTTCGTCTGTACTCCTACGTACTCTCATTCTCTATTAAATTACTTTGTACttgatgtagaaaatttggaatcatatggttattttagtcatttcatataatattttagtcttgtccatatgtatccaaacataatactggacattacattagtgtcttgtacatcgtatccaaacacaatacacaaacaataatttttagtgtctccgtCCTATTGTCTCTGTCTCAGTGTCATGTTCTGTCGAGTCTCtagaaacaaacgcagccttacaGCTTTGCCATAGAACGAATCATTCATTGTTGAAGTAGCCAGTAAGACATATTGATCaagaaagataaagcatctccaaatccttAATTGATTTCTTATTATTGTTTTCATGTTAATTCAACCTAATCCTTCCCTCCCCCTCCCTAATCCTAATCCCCCATCTCCAACGCACTTCCCCCTCCTCAATCCAAAATCCCACTTTCTGAACCCTAATCCCCTTTCTTTACCCCCTTTGAATTCTAATCTCCTTCCCAACACAGTGTCTCACACTCTCAACTCTCTCTCCCCTTCGTCTTCACTGCTGTCGCCTTCACTACTTGTATGTGCTTGCTGCTAGCCCCGTCCCCTTTCCCATTCTTCTGTGTATAGAAGACGAGGTCTCACTTCTGGCACTGCTTCCTCTCTCGCAAGTAGCTCCCTCCCGTGGTTCCCGTCACTCTTTACACTGCCTCCTCCCTTGTCATTCGGAACCGCTTCATTCGCCGTCCTGCTTCAGattctcttctctccttctcGCGAATTTGctggttttgtttttttttttttaaaattgttaaaaTCATCTTGCATtcaccatttcttcttcttccttctgctAAATCGTGTGATTTTCTCCATGATTGAATTGTTAACATCGTTGAGAATTGCATGAGAAAAAAGTGTTTGATTTTGGAATGTGAAATGCCAAATCACAAAATTATTCAATATATATGGTTTTAATTTGAAATGCTAAATGAAATCTGCAAATCATTTTGAAAGGTTAGCGAAAATTGATGAATTTATTAAAAGGGGTAAGCGAAGGGATTAGGGTTCAGAAAGGGGGATTTTGGATTGAGGAGGGGGGAAGTGCGTTGGAGATGGGGGATTGTGACGGGAACCACGGGAGGGAGCTACTTGCGAGAGAGGAAGCAGTGCCAGAAGTGAGACCTCGTCTTCGATACACGGAAGAATGGGAAAGGGGACAGGGGCTAGCAACAAGCACATACAAGTAGTGAAGGCGACAGCAGTGAAGACGAAGGGGAGAGAGAGTTGAGAGTGTGAGACACTGTGTTGGGAAGGGGATTAGAATTCAAAGGGGTAAAGGAAGGGGATTAGGGTTCAGAAAGGGGGATTTTGGATTGAGGAGGGGGAAGTGCGTTGGAGATGGAGGATTAGGATTAGGGAGGGAGAGGGAAAGATTAGGGTTGGGAAGGGGGAGAATGCATTCAGGAAGGGGAAGGGGGGAGTGCGTTGGGGAGggggaaggagaaagagaagaattAGGGTGGGGAAGGGTATTTGCCATGTCATCAAAACACAGTGGCCATGTCAACACTGTGCTTGGTGGAAATGTGCTCCGGTGAACTCGTgggtacgcttgtcaaattttaaaatcttttaaggaccattttgtcatcacaatagtgaggtaccaaaatgtcagcgtttgaatctttcgggtactgatttggtcattacctctttttattttaatataaatactattatatattttttttattaaaattttggtCTCTTCAAACATTTTTTCAAGTTTTGTCTGTACTCCTACGTACTCTCATTCTCTATTAAATTAGTTTGTACTTGATGTATAAAATTTGGAATCATAtggttattttagtcattttatataatattttagtcttgtccatgtgtatccaaacataatactagacattacattagtgtcttgtacatcgtatccaaacacaatacacaaacaataatttttagtgtctccaTCCTATTGTCTCTGTCTTAATGTCATGTTCTGTCCTGTCTCTGAAAATAAACGCAGCCTAAATATTGGACATTTGACCTGAAATACATTAGGCAACACTTTTAAAGCACATCTGAAACCTGACAAATAAGTTATTCTTCAAAAGTGCACTCTTTGGTGTAAAAAGTGAACCCATAGCTCTTAAGATAAGACTATACTTTATAAGtgatatttataatatttatggAGACACTTTTCAAGTGATACCACAAATGTGTTTCCTATTCTCCTATAAAAAGGAAACACAGAGAAAAGCGTAGCGTATTTTtagaataggctacacttttcaaatgTAGTCTAAAAAAAGTGTGACTGaataaatatttttcttgtagtgtaaaaaaaaaactaacacaaAAAGACAACATAAATTTCTATTAAAAAATAATCCAAGGAAAAAGAAATGatgtaaaaaatattatttgtctAAAAATTGTTAATCATAAGTATATTGAAGAGTtaatataaaacaaaataaaataggactttcaaaaattaaaatataataataaaattaatatagcaatataattgattaattgaagaaattcaaaaattgatattaaaacaaaaaattaaaatataaacataGCTCATAATTAGAGTTATTAGCTAATCAAGTCATCAATTCAACATCCATATTACAACTAATCGATTCGTGTTAGGAAActattttaattttctaatttatttgaggacaatatatatattaattgtaatcacaaattatgctatttcactataaatgacttatataatgatgatctcatttattgttataaatgctaattaaataagtcattattacttttgatttggaattaaatgagaataaaaccagatattatcttttgttccttagataattatcttttttagattttagatatattatcttttaggctttagatactattttatttgggtttaagggtttaatgggtgccatgctcaaatataaatagacagttagggtttcggtccccaatataccaaagccgcctttgttgctctttccccatcaaaagagttgcagttcagcctcctaggaatacagaagactttggttgaggaagatcgaaagaaccacaagatccaaattctTCCATCAATTTCTGATTCTTATTAGTAAAGGTACGTTTCCGCATTAtgttatatttttggtgattcaatatagATGATCTGAATtatgaaaattaatttattccaacaagtaGTATCAAAGCCATCTATTATTTAGTCATCGAAAATATTCGAtttttgcttttctattgtcgaatcaatatatatatatatatatatgttgtttACGTTATAAATTGTTGCACGCATATATATAAATTGATACGTAGATATATATCCATCGATATGCCCCCTGTgtgtttctatatatatatatatatatatatgattttagTATTGTTTCAGATTACATGTTATTACTGGAGTAAATATCCATAGTCGTCTCTGAGATTCACGTAATTACTCATAGTAATCCCTAAGATCCCGATTTTTTTAttgtagtcctccagatagagctcTGAGCACTCAAACTAGTCCTTGGCCATATTTcaggtgatgactcatcaccggaACGCTGACGTGGCCGTGGATTACCACATTGGAGGGCTCCTAACGGCTAGCTGAGCTGGCTAATTTGCAATTTGTACCCATATTGGTCCCTCGTACTATATAtaaccctaaatccccaaattctcagaTACTTCATTCCTTCGTCttgttcatctcttcttcttcttctttcatacacTTCTTCCTGTTCTCACACAGTTCCAGCTAGGGCTATTACTCATGTCGATGATGGGTGGTGGTAGCATTGCAGGTTGAAGCTCTGTCCGTTCCCCATCTTACTAGAACCAGAGTAGAGCGCAAACGAAGAGCAGAAGATCGGTCCCGCCAGAATGGTGTGGCTGTGGCTGCAGGCCAATCCTCAGATGGTCTGGCACAAATTCGAATCCGAACAAACCTTTTTATGGCTGTCCCAACTATAATATAGGTTAGAATAATTACTTGTGTTGTTATGATTCTCCTCCCCTGACTGTTCTTGTGTTGTTCCTCTCTGAACTTTGATCCTTTCTTGGTTACAGACAAGTGGGAAGAGATGGTGCAGACTTTTGTGTGGGCAGATTCTgtgaatgaggaacaggttgagaaGTCAGAATCGTGTGGTGATGAAGTGAAGATGAACTTTGATTGGAGGCTTCGAAGGTTGGAGGAGGATGTCCAGATGCAAAAAGTGATTACCCAGTTGTTAGTGTTAGCTGTGTTTGTATTGATAGTGTTGTTGGTGATCCTGTATTGTAAATGATGAATGAGTTGGTGGTTTAGGGTTTCCTGTTAGCAACAGATGTAAAAAATTGCTTCTTGATGGAATGAAAAATGTTGTTAACTATGAAACTGTTGTTAAGATAAATTCCATTGTTTATCAAAAAAATTGCTTGTTGATGGAATGAAAAATGTTGTTAACTATGAAACTGTTGTTAAGATAAATTCTATtgtttatcaaaaaaataaaaaactgctTCCACCTGAATGATAAATCACAAAGCATAGTATATTAAGATAAATTCCATTGTTTAtcaaaaaacaacaaaagatgaAGGTAAAAGGCAGCCTAGAAACCATTATGCTGCTATCTGTAGTTTCATCAAAAGCATGGCATATCAAAAAGGCCTTTGGATCACAATTCACCATCTAGTCATTGTACGATGGAAAAGACTAATTACACAAAATAGAAACTCCTAAATATGGCTGAATGAGCTTCTGGTCCAAGCATCCATCGGCCACTTCTCTAAATATGCCCAAGCATCCTCATTTAACCTTTTGATCTTGTCCATTCCATCTTTGAATTCTTGGTATGTTGTTGCCCTTGCACATTCCCACAAAAGTTTCCGTAGTTGTAAGTCCTtccaattcttgttgaaattttttcaTAAATGCCAGACACAGAAACGGTGATGCATATCAGGCATCACCTCTTTCACTGCTAATATCAGTCCTTGCCAGATTCAGGAAACATTAAACATATATAGCTTCAACAAAATGTACACATATATGACCCTGACTTTATATTCATGACCCATAATAGTCCCTAACGTTTATGCTTATCCCCATAAAGGTCCTTAAAATTTACAATCGATCCCCATAAAAGTCCCTAACAGATATGCATATAATCAGACAATGATTCAGGAGCTAAACTATAAACAAAAAACATGTGTTATAATGCAATTGGAGTGACAAATTTCTTCTAAAAAAAGATGGTATCAAATGAATAAACTTGGTTTACCACAGGCACCATGTAAAAAGTTGGTAAGAATGTGGGGTATGTTACTGTTGAAAAGCTATCATCAATTAAGTATTGAAGCCAAAAAAGAACAGAACATATGAGAAAAAACCTATACCTCAATTTGCTTTGGTCaactaaggcaatagcaatctaTTTCCCTGACAATATGAGAATGAAAATCTCTCTTCCACTAATTAGTCCAGGAGCTACTGCAGGACGGCCAAAAAAAATCACTCCAGGATCAAGTGAATctctaaaaaattaaattgatatttGAAAAACTATTCATAAGCTGGGATTTTTTTGTTGGCACCTTGGGTTGGGTAGGAGTCTTTGACACTGGTGGTGGCTGTGTGACTTTAGATGTAGTATGAACTTTGGTGTTGGAGTGTGACATCaacacatcaagaacacatttttgcaCCATATCCCTATTTTATTCCGATTAAATATAGCAACCCCACAAATTCCAACCAACCTTCAAACCCTAGACACTACAACGACCCCAAACCCCCCGAACCTCAAACACACAAACAACTTGTATATCAACAACTAACACTGAATCGAAAATGCAAAGTATAAAAAAAGGAGGGAGATTACCTTGAATACGATCACAAAGTTCGAACCTCTTGCTTCTGGTGATGGAGGAGAAGAACGAAAACCTCTTGCTTCTTCTTCTCTCAACTTTTTCAACCCAGGGATTAGAACCCTACGGTTACGCCATTGATGAGTATACGAAAATGGAGTCAGagggtggaagaagaagagacgaGTGAAGTTTGTATTGGCGAGAAAACTGATATTCATGCTAAATAACGTCAAAATGGCGACGTTTTTGGCTATCAAGGGTGCCAAACTAAAACGATGCCGTTTTGGAGCCTTCTAGCATGGCAATCCGCGGCCACGTCAGCGCTCTGGTGATGAGTTATCACCTGAAATATGGCCAAGGACCAGTTTGAGTGCTCGGAACTCTATCTGGAGGTATCGATATTCTTATTTGATATAGTAATTGATTTATTCTGAAACATTAGCAGAAAGAATTATTATAATTGTCTcgtttctcttattttgtgtgtctttaatttgatataaaattaatAGATTATCCTCTTAGGATATAAGGATTATTGTACCcatcaattttataaaaatttagttttggaataaattgattgaacattatgctgtcaaagtagcctcttttgtgaaaattgatttattcaaaACATAAGGAATATAGTGttatgtaattcatgcgaatattgatcggcccaaaggaaggtctatatttggccaaattacatacacatattgatAGTAAATACATGATTGGGTaacaaattaagaataaagtaatgcttATTTAAAAATAGTTTGTTaattactttcagtcatttaaatTCATCAATTCTATGGCCGAAAAAAGCTCTGCTAGGGTTTCCACCCAAGAGGACGATCTAATGCAGAGAAGTACGAAGAAAGTAAAGACGCGAGGAGAGGTGGATCTCATTCAACCGTCCGACTGTATGGAGATTGTCCCAGCTGAGGATAAATCCATACCAATTACAAAAGGCTCATACAAGGATACCCTTTTGACGGGTCCTGGCCTTGAGGGCGACCATGACGAGTATCTCAGCGTGGATGACCGTGAACCTAACCCTGAGGACAAATGGTATCAAGATGATGAGGACGGGAAAAATGTCGAGAAACCTTTCAACCCTTGCCCTACGATCCCAGTGTCGAAAGAGAAATTTGAGGAGTGGTGCAAACCATGGAAAAATGCTCTCATGGTCAAGGTGTTGGGCAAACGCGTGACTTTTGCGTTTATGGAGCAACGTCTTCGCAGGGATTGGGAAAGCAAAGGTAAGATTCATGTTATTGATATGAATCATGACTATTTTTTGGTTCACTTTTCAGATGAGGAGGACTACACACATGCGTTGATGGAAGGACCCTGGATGATAGCCGGCCACTATCTTATTATTCAGAGATGGAGACCTTTTTTCCTATCAGGTCCCACAGAAGTAAGGAAAATCGCTGCTTGGATCCGCATCCCGAATCTTCCGATTGAACTCTATAACCACCGTTTTCTTTGGAGGGTTGGATCCACTATTGGCCATATGCTAAAAGTTGATCGCACAACATCAATTCATTCGAGGGAAAAATTTGCTCGTATATGTGTTGAAATCGACTTGGCCAAACAACTGGTTCCCCGGATCTCGGTCCTTGGAAGTGAACTTCACCTTGAATATGAAGGGTTGCACCAAATCTGCTTTTCCTGTGGCAAATATGGTCATAGATCAGACCAATGCATGGAAAACCTCGCAGCTGGCGACAAACCCATGGAAGACACTCACGTCGAGGATACCACTCCGGTGGAGGTACCGGTCCGGAGAGAGGGTGACCAAAATGGAAAGTCTGAGAATCCACAAAATCAGCAAAATCACGACAACGACATACCCAACGCGGATTTCGGGCCATGGATGCTGGTTAAAAGATACGTCGACAGAAAGAAAGCTCAATCAAGGCAGAACAAATCTCAAGCCAATCAGGTAAAGAATCCTAGCCATAACTCCATAATAGAGGGGACTCAAAAAAGGAAAGATCCGGAACTGGGATCCCGATTTGCTATTTTGCATGGGGAAAGTGCGGAGATCATGCAGGACACAAAGAAAGATTCAGATAAGGGCCAAGAGCATGGGAAGGAGATTGGGCCGCAAAAACCCCAGGCCCAAGAAGTAACGGGTAGATCCCAAACCCAAAAACGAACCCCCAAACCGGGTGCAGGAAAGAACCCGCAAACTTTGAAGAAAACCACACCCACTCCTAGGGTCTCTCTGGTACAGGGGGAATTCATCGCATAATGTAAACAAGGCAAAGAACTCAGAGAACGATCTAGCTAACCACAAGGGTTTGGAAACGCAATCGAGTTCCATGAAAGGGAAGGAGAAGGACAAGGATTCCGAACTGGAAGGTATGGAGCTGATTGTCAAGGACTACATGAGGAGAATGCAGAAGGATCAATGGAAAGCTTTCAAGTCTTTGAAAGATGCCCGTATGAATCTAGACCAACATGCGGTCCGAGACAACATATTGTTCAACTCAGAGAAGAGCACACAGCCACCAGGTGCTAGTTTGGGGGGTTCTGACCCCAGGGGGAACCAAAGGAAGCATTCGGATGTTTCCATGTTGGAAGCGGGTGACAGGGGCGGGCATAAGGAATCGTCTCTCAGGGACCAGGGGGGTCTGGAACCTCATAAGTAATGTTGGCCTTTGATGGTCTCTCCTCCTTTGTTTTATAAAATGATGAACATCATTAGTTGGAACTGCAGGGGTGCCGGTAGTAAAGCGTTTCCATCGATTATTCGGGATCTTCGCCAGGAGTATGGAACAAATCTGTTCTTCCTCTTAGAAACCCACATCAGTGGTGCACGAGGAAAGCAAATCAAGGATAAGATGGGTTTCGATAAAGCCTTTGTTGTTGACGCTATGGGGCATGCTGGAGGCATTTGGTGCCTATGGGATTCCGCTGTTTGGAGGGTGGATATCCTGGAGCATGATAGACAGTTTATTCACCTCAAAATTTCTGATGCGAGCAGTAATTCAACCCCTTGGCTTATAATAGCAGTTTATGGTAGTCCTCAAAGGATCACCAGAAGAAC contains the following coding sequences:
- the LOC107632613 gene encoding uncharacterized protein LOC107632613, translated to MEIVPAEDKSIPITKGSYKDTLLTGPGLEGDHDEYLSVDDREPNPEDKWYQDDEDGKNVEKPFNPCPTIPVSKEKFEEWCKPWKNALMVKVLGKRVTFAFMEQRLRRDWESKGKIHVIDMNHDYFLVHFSDEEDYTHALMEGPWMIAGHYLIIQRWRPFFLSGPTEVRKIAAWIRIPNLPIELYNHRFLWRVGSTIGHMLKVDRTTSIHSREKFARICVEIDLAKQLVPRISVLGSELHLEYEGLHQICFSCGKYGHRSDQCMENLAAGDKPMEDTHVEDTTPVEVPVRREGDQNGKSENPQNQQNHDNDIPNADFGPWMLVKRYVDRKKAQSRQNKSQANQVKNPSHNSIIEGTQKRKDPELGSRFAILHGESAEIMQDTKKDSDKGQEHGKEIGPQKPQAQEVTGRSQTQKRTPKPGAGKNPQTLKKTTPTPRVSLVQGEFIA